One part of the Natronorubrum sediminis genome encodes these proteins:
- a CDS encoding acyl-CoA dehydrogenase family protein: MDFSEPSEAVQITQALDDFIEQEVSPLESEYEEFLGPDYEKHIVDENHRQVPEYREIVETIREKSVEAGFYGMTMPEEAGGGDVDILTRAIVGEHMSNRPPGFHSAIFGGAGGPTPILLACDEDQREEYLKPLMDGEITTCFALTEPGHGSDAHYMDTTAEKDGDEWVISGQKCYITNGPYADFVMVFARTSGEDGDLGGITCFLVDADNPGFEVGTIHRAMGMTPGTHSELYFNDCRVGEDKVLGEVDRGFQSAMDWIGGGRINIAAGSVGTAQFLLDMSVEYARERETFDKPIGHRQGVSFQLAELATDIEQVRQLYRYAAWKMDEGERARKEESMAKLRGAQLANDAADIAMQIHGGAGFMKELPIERNYRSARVFRIFEGTDEIQKRTIARELI; encoded by the coding sequence ATGGACTTTAGCGAACCGTCCGAGGCAGTGCAGATTACCCAAGCGCTCGACGATTTCATCGAACAGGAAGTCTCCCCACTCGAGAGCGAGTACGAGGAGTTCCTCGGCCCGGATTACGAGAAACACATCGTCGACGAGAATCATCGACAGGTACCCGAATATCGAGAGATCGTCGAAACCATCCGGGAGAAATCGGTCGAGGCTGGGTTCTACGGGATGACAATGCCCGAGGAAGCGGGTGGCGGTGACGTCGATATCCTCACTCGAGCGATCGTCGGCGAGCACATGTCGAACCGACCGCCGGGCTTTCACAGTGCGATCTTCGGCGGTGCGGGCGGACCGACGCCCATTCTCCTCGCCTGCGACGAAGACCAGCGCGAAGAGTACCTGAAGCCACTGATGGACGGCGAGATCACGACCTGTTTCGCACTCACCGAGCCGGGCCACGGCAGCGACGCCCACTACATGGATACGACCGCTGAGAAAGACGGTGACGAGTGGGTGATCAGCGGCCAAAAGTGCTACATCACGAACGGCCCGTACGCGGACTTCGTCATGGTCTTCGCGCGAACGAGCGGCGAAGATGGGGATCTCGGCGGCATTACGTGCTTCCTCGTCGACGCGGACAACCCCGGCTTCGAAGTCGGCACGATCCACCGCGCGATGGGAATGACCCCGGGAACGCACTCGGAACTGTACTTCAACGACTGTCGCGTCGGCGAAGACAAAGTGCTCGGCGAGGTCGACCGTGGCTTCCAGTCGGCGATGGACTGGATCGGCGGCGGTCGAATTAACATCGCCGCTGGCTCCGTCGGCACGGCGCAGTTCCTCCTCGACATGTCCGTCGAATACGCCCGCGAGCGAGAGACCTTCGACAAACCGATCGGACACCGACAGGGCGTCTCCTTCCAACTCGCCGAACTCGCGACTGACATCGAGCAGGTCAGACAGCTCTATCGCTACGCCGCCTGGAAGATGGACGAGGGCGAGCGCGCACGCAAAGAGGAGTCTATGGCGAAGCTTCGCGGAGCCCAACTCGCCAACGACGCCGCCGACATCGCGATGCAGATCCACGGTGGTGCCGGCTTCATGAAGGAACTCCCGATCGAACGCAACTACCGCTCGGCTCGTGTCTTCCGTATCTTCGAAGGAACCGACGAGATCCAAAAGCGCACGATCGCTCGAGAACTCATCTGA
- a CDS encoding MBL fold metallo-hydrolase, with product MSKPTKQTEPSVASITRLEFDIEWPPKHAAAYLIEADAPIVIDAGDPSDRASETIRETLDTKGYDPSDVEAVIVTHPHSDHIGQVPLLREAGATIYAPQPVLERLERDGDELAAGVSEIGQSAGYRGEAIEREIERARDSLRRNRRLLAPTAAVGFEFGEAFTVGGLQFEAIHTPGHQLHHASLATTIGDQRILFSGDALIEPFRSGAIHVGIDHGAYEAIDAFHDALDRLEPYSFDSVFPGHGPVFTDFDQTIEFTRNELESLTAETHEAIVTVGPATPMEITRHRMGEVRYPAQLLDTLGALGTLERRGRVEHVTRDGVRSYATVKPTP from the coding sequence ATGTCCAAGCCGACCAAACAGACCGAGCCGTCGGTCGCCTCCATCACCCGACTCGAGTTCGACATCGAGTGGCCGCCCAAACACGCCGCCGCGTACCTGATAGAGGCAGACGCGCCAATCGTGATCGACGCGGGTGATCCGAGCGACCGAGCGAGCGAGACGATCCGCGAGACCCTCGACACGAAGGGCTACGACCCCTCTGACGTCGAAGCCGTCATCGTCACGCATCCACACAGCGACCATATCGGACAGGTGCCGCTGCTCCGTGAGGCCGGTGCGACCATCTACGCGCCCCAACCCGTCCTCGAGCGACTCGAGCGCGATGGCGACGAGTTGGCCGCGGGCGTCAGTGAGATCGGACAATCCGCCGGCTACCGCGGTGAGGCGATCGAACGCGAGATCGAACGCGCTCGAGACTCGTTACGGCGAAATCGTCGACTCCTCGCCCCGACGGCGGCAGTCGGCTTCGAGTTCGGCGAGGCGTTTACCGTCGGGGGTCTCCAGTTCGAGGCGATTCACACGCCTGGACATCAACTCCATCACGCGAGTCTCGCGACGACGATCGGTGACCAGCGGATCCTGTTCAGCGGCGACGCGCTCATCGAGCCGTTTCGTTCCGGCGCGATCCACGTCGGTATCGACCACGGCGCCTACGAGGCGATCGACGCGTTCCACGACGCGTTGGATCGGCTCGAACCGTACTCGTTCGACAGCGTCTTCCCCGGCCACGGGCCCGTGTTCACGGATTTCGATCAGACGATCGAGTTCACGCGTAACGAACTCGAGTCGCTCACGGCCGAGACCCACGAAGCGATCGTGACCGTGGGGCCGGCCACGCCGATGGAGATCACGCGCCACCGAATGGGGGAGGTTCGCTATCCCGCCCAACTCCTCGACACGCTCGGCGCACTCGGGACGTTAGAGCGCCGCGGCCGCGTCGAACACGTTACTCGAGACGGCGTGCGGTCGTACGCGACGGTAAAGCCGACGCCGTAG
- a CDS encoding carbohydrate ABC transporter permease, with product MSTQTGGDDTPDEPTFGRSFRLSHTYRSLIYRTGLYGSMTVLFVILGFPIYWMAQNAFKTRLGLQEGITFFPTPDIFTVQQFDVIFNPTVGRYLLNSVIVTIGVVVTVIVVSLIAGYGLARFNYKHKVKTARFLLVGYMFSPIVLAIPLYLIWDTLGLLNRYVGLILALSAMSMPFAVWLMWKYIQTIPASMEESAWVAGAPRWRGFLDVIVPQTKPAMIANSVFAFAIAWGDFTFAYILMPDDSATTFPPGIFRLFHSSWETGWPEFMAVSLLVSLPALLFAFFLQSYLLKGFKIRAL from the coding sequence ATGAGTACCCAGACCGGCGGAGACGACACGCCGGACGAACCGACGTTCGGCCGCTCGTTCCGGCTCTCACACACCTACCGAAGCCTCATCTACCGAACCGGGCTCTACGGCAGCATGACCGTCCTCTTCGTGATTCTGGGCTTTCCGATTTATTGGATGGCCCAGAACGCGTTCAAGACCCGTCTCGGGCTCCAAGAGGGGATCACGTTTTTCCCCACGCCGGACATCTTCACGGTCCAGCAGTTCGACGTGATCTTCAACCCGACGGTCGGACGCTACCTCTTGAACAGCGTCATCGTCACGATCGGTGTCGTCGTGACCGTCATCGTCGTCTCCCTGATCGCGGGGTACGGCCTCGCCCGGTTCAACTACAAACACAAGGTCAAGACGGCGCGATTCTTGCTGGTCGGCTACATGTTCAGTCCGATCGTCCTCGCGATTCCGCTGTACCTCATCTGGGATACGCTCGGACTACTCAACAGGTACGTCGGCCTCATCCTGGCACTGAGTGCGATGTCGATGCCGTTCGCCGTCTGGTTGATGTGGAAATACATCCAGACCATCCCAGCCTCGATGGAGGAATCCGCGTGGGTCGCCGGCGCGCCGAGGTGGCGTGGCTTCCTCGACGTGATCGTTCCGCAGACGAAACCGGCGATGATCGCCAACTCGGTCTTCGCGTTCGCGATCGCCTGGGGCGACTTCACGTTCGCGTACATCCTCATGCCCGACGATTCGGCGACGACGTTCCCGCCGGGGATCTTCCGACTGTTCCACTCCTCGTGGGAAACCGGCTGGCCGGAGTTCATGGCCGTGAGCCTCCTCGTCTCACTGCCCGCACTCCTGTTCGCGTTCTTCCTCCAGTCGTACCTGCTGAAGGGCTTCAAGATTCGCGCACTCTGA
- a CDS encoding IclR family transcriptional regulator, protein MTIQGTDEVDRVQAVVKTLDILEALWQAEGAGVTELTERTGLPKSTVHAHLTTLSSKGYVVQEGTDYRLSLRFLSFGEHVKHAEPLHAASETPLEDLAEWTGERVLCSTVQNGLGTVIRACDGERSVSSSITVGTPTYLHCSAGGKAMLAHFESHRVSRIVEGWGLPAFTEETITDRETLEAELETIREAGIAYSHGEYLPGISAVGAPVLSNEGEVHGAVTVAGPQHRLENEWEHDELHNQLLSAANTVEVNLLFSE, encoded by the coding sequence ATGACAATCCAGGGCACGGACGAGGTGGATCGGGTTCAAGCGGTCGTCAAGACGCTCGACATCCTCGAGGCACTCTGGCAGGCCGAAGGCGCGGGTGTTACCGAACTGACCGAGCGAACGGGGCTCCCCAAAAGCACGGTACACGCTCACTTGACGACACTCTCTTCGAAAGGGTACGTCGTTCAGGAAGGAACCGACTACCGTCTGAGCCTTCGATTCCTCTCGTTTGGCGAGCACGTCAAACACGCCGAACCACTCCACGCTGCGTCCGAAACCCCTCTCGAAGACCTCGCCGAGTGGACCGGTGAACGAGTGCTGTGTTCGACTGTACAAAACGGATTGGGGACGGTCATCCGCGCGTGTGATGGCGAACGGTCCGTTTCCTCGAGTATCACCGTCGGGACGCCGACGTACCTCCACTGTTCTGCGGGTGGAAAGGCGATGCTCGCCCACTTCGAGTCCCACCGTGTGAGTCGGATCGTCGAGGGGTGGGGCCTCCCCGCGTTCACCGAAGAGACCATCACGGACCGGGAGACCCTGGAAGCCGAACTCGAGACGATTCGTGAGGCCGGCATCGCGTACAGCCACGGCGAGTACTTGCCCGGTATTAGCGCCGTCGGTGCCCCGGTACTCTCGAACGAGGGGGAAGTCCACGGCGCGGTTACGGTCGCCGGCCCACAACACCGCCTCGAGAACGAGTGGGAACACGACGAACTGCACAACCAACTGCTCTCGGCGGCGAACACCGTCGAAGTCAACCTCTTGTTCTCGGAGTGA
- a CDS encoding archaea-specific SMC-related protein codes for MSPPESVTSSITVSAERIGGIDSTEVTLEPGVNVLTGRNATNRTSFLQSIMAAIGSDRPSLKGDAESGHVELALDGETYTRTLERHDGAVRFDGDPYLEDPELADLFAFLLESNEARQTVRRGDDLRELIMRPIDTDEIEAEISRLESRKREIDDQLADLDDLKSERPALETRRQAIEDDIEAKTERLEELESELESFDLDIDASREQRADIEETVADLQDAQSTLDSIEYELETERESKAELEAEREEIDDELEAVDDDLDSPEHLEGRVQELRNRKRALDTTLNELQSVIRFNEDRLDEDGLDLEIEPNSDAGAGSDTDGDVTDQLLEESSDVVCWTCGSSVERDRIETTVEKLRSLHQSKLGERNDLQSQIDELSTRQRELRERRENHRELEDRRSAVEEELERRESRIDDLETQQAEQRERVEELEEEAETLETADYGEVIETHRESTQLEMEIESLESEYDDVHSQIDEIETKLEERAEFEAEREDIDDELTDLRTRVGRLEENAVDAFNEHMDSILSILEYGNIERIWIERRERSVREGRRKVTKTAFDLHVVRAADDGTTYEDRIDHLSESEREVTGLIFALAGFLVHEVHEAVPTVLLDSLEAIDSDRIADLVAYFEDYADCLVVALLHEDAQALPDSHTYVTEI; via the coding sequence GTGTCACCACCTGAGTCAGTTACGTCGTCGATCACTGTTTCCGCCGAGCGCATCGGCGGGATCGATTCCACCGAAGTTACGCTGGAGCCCGGTGTAAACGTTCTGACTGGCCGGAACGCGACTAATCGAACGTCGTTTCTCCAGTCGATCATGGCCGCAATCGGTAGCGACCGCCCGTCGCTGAAAGGCGACGCTGAGTCGGGCCACGTCGAATTAGCTCTCGACGGCGAAACCTACACTCGCACGCTCGAGCGCCACGACGGTGCCGTCCGATTCGACGGCGATCCGTACCTCGAGGACCCCGAACTCGCCGATCTCTTCGCGTTCTTGCTCGAGTCCAACGAGGCTCGACAAACCGTTCGACGGGGCGACGACCTTCGTGAGTTGATCATGCGGCCGATCGACACGGACGAGATCGAAGCCGAAATATCGCGACTGGAGTCCAGAAAGCGAGAGATCGACGACCAACTCGCCGACCTCGACGATCTCAAGTCCGAACGGCCGGCTCTCGAGACGCGACGGCAGGCGATCGAAGACGACATCGAAGCCAAAACTGAGCGACTCGAGGAACTCGAATCGGAACTCGAGTCGTTCGACCTCGACATCGACGCGAGCCGAGAGCAACGCGCAGACATCGAGGAGACTGTCGCCGACCTCCAAGACGCACAGTCGACGCTCGACTCGATCGAGTACGAACTCGAGACCGAGCGCGAGAGCAAGGCCGAACTCGAGGCCGAACGCGAGGAGATCGACGACGAACTCGAGGCCGTCGACGACGATCTCGATTCACCGGAGCACCTCGAGGGCCGCGTTCAGGAGCTTCGAAACCGAAAACGCGCACTCGATACGACGCTGAACGAACTCCAGAGCGTCATCCGGTTCAACGAGGACCGACTCGATGAAGATGGACTCGACCTCGAGATCGAGCCAAACAGCGACGCCGGTGCAGGCTCCGATACAGACGGTGACGTCACCGACCAACTCCTCGAAGAGTCGAGCGACGTCGTCTGTTGGACCTGCGGATCGTCGGTCGAACGCGACCGCATCGAAACCACCGTCGAAAAGCTTCGATCGCTTCATCAGAGCAAACTCGGCGAGCGAAACGACCTCCAATCGCAGATCGACGAACTCTCGACGCGCCAGCGCGAACTTCGCGAGCGCCGAGAGAACCACCGAGAACTCGAGGACCGACGCTCCGCCGTCGAGGAGGAACTCGAGCGCCGCGAGTCGCGGATCGACGACCTCGAAACCCAACAGGCCGAACAGCGCGAGCGCGTCGAGGAACTCGAGGAGGAAGCGGAGACGCTCGAGACGGCAGATTACGGCGAAGTTATCGAAACCCACCGTGAGAGCACCCAACTCGAGATGGAAATCGAGTCCCTCGAATCGGAGTACGACGACGTCCACTCCCAGATCGACGAGATCGAAACGAAACTCGAGGAGCGAGCGGAATTCGAGGCCGAACGTGAGGATATCGACGACGAACTGACCGACCTTCGAACCCGCGTCGGCCGCCTCGAAGAAAACGCCGTCGACGCGTTCAACGAGCACATGGACTCGATTCTCTCGATCCTCGAGTACGGAAACATCGAGCGTATCTGGATCGAACGACGAGAGCGCTCGGTTCGCGAGGGTCGTCGAAAAGTAACGAAGACCGCCTTCGACCTCCACGTCGTCCGCGCGGCCGACGACGGGACGACCTACGAGGATCGCATCGATCACCTCTCGGAGAGCGAACGCGAGGTGACCGGATTGATCTTCGCCCTCGCGGGCTTCCTCGTCCACGAGGTCCACGAGGCCGTCCCAACTGTGCTCTTGGACTCACTCGAGGCGATCGATTCCGATCGCATCGCCGATCTCGTTGCGTACTTCGAAGATTACGCCGACTGTCTCGTCGTTGCTCTCCTTCACGAGGACGCACAGGCCCTCCCCGACTCACACACGTACGTCACCGAGATCTGA
- a CDS encoding MaoC family dehydratase, protein MQYYEDIEVGDTTEFGEYHVTKEEIVDFAERYDPQVFHTDEEAAKESAFGELVASGWHTASMCMRMLVDGPLQERAGMGARGVDELRWKQPVRPGDTLSIRSEVIDKRVSESDPKRGYVDSFLEGRTQDGDVVISWIGLGMIERRNPGED, encoded by the coding sequence ATGCAATACTACGAAGATATCGAGGTTGGCGACACTACCGAGTTCGGTGAGTATCACGTTACGAAAGAAGAGATCGTCGACTTCGCCGAGCGATACGATCCACAGGTGTTTCACACGGACGAGGAGGCAGCGAAAGAGTCCGCGTTCGGCGAACTGGTCGCATCAGGATGGCACACGGCATCGATGTGCATGCGGATGCTCGTCGACGGGCCGCTTCAGGAGCGAGCGGGGATGGGTGCCCGGGGTGTCGACGAACTTCGCTGGAAACAGCCAGTGCGGCCGGGAGACACCCTCTCGATCCGCTCGGAAGTTATCGACAAACGCGTCTCCGAAAGTGACCCAAAACGCGGTTACGTGGACAGTTTCCTCGAGGGCCGAACCCAAGATGGAGACGTCGTCATCTCCTGGATCGGTCTGGGGATGATCGAACGCCGAAACCCCGGTGAGGATTGA
- a CDS encoding carbohydrate ABC transporter permease, whose protein sequence is MATDMEPVDQSRRFYDDGISIGGFEITSEDFWGWLTILPVLVLYTLVALIPIGFAFVASLHNLPLLNPQWEFVGLDNYIEVFQIDRFWGSMWRGFVFMVGSTVIQLIVGVWMALVLNKISRGSRLLSTLVFTSYLIPTIIVTMVFLFMLDPYDGVLHAAGTQLGLWDDYLLGNTSLSMTAVIIISSWKFSAFVTLFTLAQLQSIPDRFYEAAKVCGATTWEMFRDITLPRLYGAILVVIFLRAVFMFNKYDIIYQLTQGGPGSATTTMPILAYRETFELGAYGMGNAVAIVMFLFLLVSGILYLKHMNPSQEVQT, encoded by the coding sequence ATGGCAACCGACATGGAGCCTGTCGACCAGTCACGTCGTTTTTACGACGACGGGATTTCGATCGGCGGGTTCGAAATTACCTCGGAGGACTTCTGGGGCTGGTTGACGATCCTGCCAGTGTTGGTCCTCTACACGCTCGTCGCACTGATACCGATCGGCTTCGCGTTCGTCGCATCGTTGCACAACCTGCCGCTTTTGAATCCACAGTGGGAGTTCGTCGGGCTCGACAATTACATCGAGGTCTTCCAGATCGATCGGTTCTGGGGATCGATGTGGCGTGGATTCGTGTTCATGGTCGGTTCGACGGTGATCCAGTTGATCGTGGGCGTCTGGATGGCACTCGTCTTGAACAAGATCTCGCGTGGCAGTCGGTTGCTGAGCACGCTCGTATTCACGTCGTATCTGATCCCGACGATTATCGTCACCATGGTGTTTTTGTTCATGCTGGATCCCTACGACGGGGTGCTCCACGCGGCGGGGACGCAACTCGGTCTCTGGGACGACTACTTGCTTGGGAACACGAGCCTCTCGATGACGGCGGTCATCATCATCAGTAGCTGGAAGTTCTCGGCGTTCGTGACGCTGTTCACGCTCGCACAACTGCAGTCTATTCCAGACCGGTTCTACGAGGCCGCGAAGGTCTGTGGGGCGACGACCTGGGAGATGTTCCGCGACATCACGCTGCCTCGACTCTACGGGGCGATTTTGGTCGTGATCTTCCTGCGCGCGGTGTTCATGTTCAACAAGTACGACATCATCTACCAGTTGACCCAGGGCGGACCGGGCAGTGCGACGACGACGATGCCGATTCTCGCCTACAGGGAGACGTTCGAACTCGGCGCGTACGGGATGGGCAACGCCGTCGCCATCGTTATGTTCCTGTTCTTGCTCGTGAGCGGGATCCTCTACTTGAAACACATGAATCCGAGCCAGGAGGTCCAAACATGA
- the rdfA gene encoding rod-determining factor RdfA: MGEDASGRRRTKVERIIDEYGLEEWGARLEAEWIGDGTERTSLRDLADLFNRAVLRAALIDAGESVTDADVGHLYETLTDDSVPRSDTVRKRRDLERSGIDVEALQSHFVTHQAVHTYLTSVRDAALPDEDPTDRLERKQTTIERLSGRTQVVTDATLEELVTADRLTDRSYEVFVNVRVVCENCGSDYPIVDLLERGGCDCEQASST; the protein is encoded by the coding sequence ATGGGCGAGGACGCGAGCGGGCGACGACGAACGAAAGTCGAACGCATCATCGACGAGTACGGACTCGAGGAGTGGGGCGCTCGCCTCGAGGCGGAGTGGATCGGTGACGGAACGGAGCGAACGAGTCTGCGCGACCTGGCCGACCTGTTCAACCGGGCCGTTCTCAGGGCTGCTCTCATCGATGCGGGCGAATCCGTCACCGACGCCGACGTCGGTCACCTCTACGAGACGCTGACGGACGACAGCGTCCCTCGATCCGACACCGTCCGAAAGCGCCGTGACCTCGAACGGTCCGGAATCGACGTCGAGGCGCTCCAGTCACACTTCGTCACGCATCAGGCGGTCCACACCTACCTGACGTCCGTCCGCGACGCTGCCCTCCCCGACGAAGACCCGACCGACCGCCTCGAGCGAAAGCAGACCACGATCGAACGCCTCTCCGGCCGGACGCAGGTCGTCACGGACGCCACACTCGAAGAACTGGTGACCGCAGACCGGCTCACGGACCGCAGCTATGAGGTGTTCGTCAACGTCCGCGTCGTCTGTGAGAACTGCGGCTCAGACTATCCGATCGTCGACTTACTCGAGCGAGGCGGCTGCGATTGCGAGCAGGCGAGTAGCACCTGA
- a CDS encoding ABC transporter ATP-binding protein, whose protein sequence is MAAITIQNLTKRFGSLVAVDDFSLTIEDGEFITLVGPSGCGKTTTLRCVAGLESTTSGTVMFGEHDVTDYPVQQRGIALLFQDIALYPHMTVEENIGYPLKLEGQSKEQRSERVRDAAEMLQIEDQLEKHPSELSGGQQQRVALGRSIVREPAMFLFDEPMSDLDAKLKHELRPLFAEVTEKVGCPTMYVTHDQEEAMTMSDRIAVMNDGELEQVGTPREVYDEPQSSFVGEFIGRPNMEFFDADLSRQNGTMDLSIGDTAYQIATSEALAQYEDGNIRIGIRPQDISVSSEPDDGLTGEHVFDETLGDQTHSLFDTPLGRLTVVTPPKFRGNGQQYGLEFDTNAMKAFDPKSGLRIE, encoded by the coding sequence ATGGCAGCAATCACCATTCAGAACCTCACGAAACGATTCGGATCGCTCGTCGCCGTCGACGACTTTAGCCTCACCATCGAGGACGGCGAATTCATCACTCTCGTCGGCCCATCGGGCTGTGGGAAGACGACGACGCTACGCTGCGTCGCCGGCCTCGAGAGCACGACCTCAGGAACGGTCATGTTCGGCGAACACGACGTTACCGACTACCCCGTCCAGCAGCGGGGAATCGCGTTGTTGTTCCAAGATATTGCGTTGTACCCACACATGACGGTCGAAGAGAACATCGGCTATCCGTTGAAACTCGAGGGCCAGAGCAAGGAACAGCGCAGCGAACGGGTTCGCGATGCTGCGGAGATGCTACAGATCGAAGATCAACTCGAGAAACACCCGAGCGAACTCTCCGGGGGACAACAACAGCGCGTCGCGCTGGGGCGCTCCATCGTCAGGGAGCCCGCGATGTTCCTGTTCGACGAGCCGATGAGCGACCTCGACGCGAAGCTCAAACACGAATTGCGGCCGCTGTTCGCCGAAGTAACCGAGAAGGTCGGCTGTCCGACGATGTACGTCACCCACGATCAGGAGGAGGCGATGACGATGTCCGACCGTATCGCCGTGATGAACGACGGCGAACTCGAGCAGGTCGGGACGCCGAGGGAGGTCTACGACGAGCCACAGTCGTCGTTCGTCGGGGAGTTCATCGGCCGACCGAACATGGAGTTCTTCGACGCCGATCTCTCTCGACAGAACGGAACGATGGATCTGTCGATCGGGGATACGGCCTATCAGATCGCCACCTCGGAGGCGTTGGCCCAGTACGAAGACGGAAATATTCGAATCGGTATTCGACCACAGGATATCTCGGTTTCCTCGGAGCCCGACGACGGACTCACCGGCGAACACGTCTTCGACGAGACGCTCGGCGATCAGACCCACAGCCTCTTCGACACGCCACTCGGCCGGCTCACCGTCGTGACGCCGCCGAAGTTCCGCGGCAACGGGCAACAATACGGCCTCGAGTTCGACACGAACGCGATGAAGGCGTTCGATCCGAAGAGCGGGCTTCGGATCGAGTAA
- a CDS encoding MBL fold metallo-hydrolase, which yields MSELNSEMPWIPADAGPEFDPLEHADIHPSSDTPMVVTPRGGDREVGRSCYQVDTVSGTYLVDCGLNQGSGDAFPDFRGLEPESVDAVFLTHAHIDHCGGLPVLEARGLLADDAPVVATPPTVDLATTLLEDSLKIHRRETARTKRNQEFTRRDLDEIFDRFEAVDYGGGTLEAVADSVVQDPIVFQFGNAAHLLGSAWLALQTGGYRVVFSGDIGDRASHLPDLAPPPQADLLLLESTYGATHSHTAFRDAQSTIYETVERALNNHEPVLIPTFAVGRAQTLQLLFADRLHTLAGDLRDDVRLVVDGMAEEATEIYHEYVRNTDYVDESIANRATESGDTTPFSPPHTEFPQSDADRRAILEDADPTAGGNVPIIVAPSGMLTGGNSPRYLLEIAARFHSATIVLTGYQATRTTGRTIQNQVDAGSEAVQFTADADPFGTEWPSAENVSWVSAENSSELVARATIPAEWVSLVGGLSGHAAQHGLLEFARTVDPETIALIHGPNYAQEHLGTHLAKNVESVENVTRSRRLTPIAVDREATPETPTLSPEQFETDHESAYDQLEDVFDRLAALNEEVATARTETTRSEAEIRAIVRDELERAGVLDGE from the coding sequence ATGTCAGAATTGAATTCGGAGATGCCGTGGATTCCAGCCGACGCGGGTCCCGAGTTCGACCCGCTCGAGCACGCTGATATCCACCCTTCGTCGGACACCCCGATGGTCGTAACGCCGCGGGGTGGCGACCGCGAGGTCGGCCGAAGTTGCTATCAGGTCGATACCGTTTCCGGGACCTACCTCGTCGATTGTGGATTGAATCAGGGGAGTGGCGACGCGTTCCCCGATTTTCGAGGCCTCGAGCCAGAATCCGTCGACGCCGTCTTTCTCACTCACGCGCACATCGACCACTGCGGTGGCCTACCGGTGCTCGAGGCCCGCGGCTTGCTCGCGGACGACGCGCCGGTCGTCGCAACGCCGCCGACGGTCGACCTCGCGACGACGCTTCTCGAGGACTCACTCAAAATCCACAGACGTGAGACCGCCCGTACGAAGCGGAATCAGGAGTTCACGCGCCGGGATCTCGACGAAATATTCGACCGGTTCGAAGCCGTCGACTACGGCGGTGGAACGCTCGAGGCCGTCGCCGATTCCGTCGTGCAAGATCCGATCGTCTTCCAGTTCGGAAACGCTGCTCACCTCCTCGGTTCGGCGTGGCTCGCCCTTCAGACCGGTGGCTATCGCGTCGTTTTTTCGGGTGACATCGGCGACAGGGCGAGTCACCTGCCGGATCTTGCGCCGCCGCCACAGGCCGATCTATTGTTGCTCGAGTCGACCTACGGCGCGACACATAGCCATACAGCCTTCCGAGACGCGCAGTCGACGATCTACGAAACGGTCGAGCGCGCGCTGAACAACCACGAACCGGTCCTCATTCCGACGTTCGCCGTCGGCCGGGCCCAGACGCTTCAGTTACTGTTCGCCGATCGGTTGCACACGCTGGCGGGCGACCTGCGCGACGACGTGCGACTCGTCGTCGACGGCATGGCGGAGGAGGCCACCGAAATCTACCACGAGTACGTGAGAAACACCGACTACGTAGACGAGTCGATCGCGAATCGCGCGACGGAGAGTGGGGATACGACGCCGTTCTCTCCGCCACACACCGAATTTCCTCAAAGTGATGCGGACCGACGGGCGATTCTCGAGGACGCTGACCCAACTGCTGGCGGAAACGTTCCGATCATCGTCGCCCCCTCGGGGATGCTCACCGGCGGCAACTCGCCGAGATACCTCCTCGAGATCGCGGCCAGATTCCACTCGGCGACGATCGTGCTCACCGGCTATCAGGCAACGCGGACGACGGGGAGAACCATCCAGAACCAGGTCGATGCCGGTAGCGAAGCGGTCCAGTTCACCGCCGACGCGGATCCGTTCGGAACCGAGTGGCCGAGCGCCGAGAACGTCTCCTGGGTCTCCGCCGAGAACTCGAGTGAACTGGTGGCCAGAGCGACGATTCCAGCGGAGTGGGTGTCTCTCGTCGGCGGCCTCAGCGGCCACGCCGCCCAACACGGCCTACTCGAGTTCGCACGGACGGTCGACCCGGAGACAATCGCGTTGATTCACGGCCCGAATTACGCGCAGGAACACCTCGGGACCCACCTGGCGAAGAACGTCGAGAGCGTCGAGAACGTAACCCGTAGTCGACGACTGACGCCAATCGCCGTCGACCGTGAGGCGACTCCGGAGACGCCAACGCTGTCTCCCGAACAGTTCGAGACGGACCACGAGAGCGCCTACGACCAACTCGAGGACGTCTTCGACCGCCTTGCAGCGTTGAACGAGGAGGTTGCCACGGCACGGACCGAAACGACTCGGAGCGAAGCCGAGATCCGCGCCATCGTTCGAGACGAACTCGAGCGAGCGGGTGTGCTCGACGGAGAGTGA